Genomic segment of Zingiber officinale cultivar Zhangliang chromosome 11B, Zo_v1.1, whole genome shotgun sequence:
gaagtggCCATGGAGGAAGGAAAGGAAGCATGCAGTGCGCTTTGCATGGAGTCGTCAGTTTGTCACGCTCCCATGCACGGACTCACGTGAACGCGCCCCCTTCCCCTTCCCCCACCCCTCTCTCAGTTTGGCCACGGCCCTGCGCCACCGGCTGCGGTGGCCATGCAAACAACAAAACGTAGCTGCAGGGAGTGGCAGAGGATCATTTCGTGGAATCCAAGTAGAAGAATTGAATCAAAGTCTGGATAATTAATCTTAATTCGATCGAGCAGTTAATTATGAGGAGTCTTGCACATATTACACCGCTACGATAAAGTGCAGTTGATCGATTGATTATTGGAGCTGCCTACCTCGATCTAGTGCATATGCTAGCTGAAGAAGAATTCTCATGGGTTGTTGCTCCTCCTCGAGAAAGCCGATTTCATCTCCGATTCTAAGACGCTTAAGTTGGCGACGCCGAGGAAGTCCCTCGTGAGCCCGTTGTCGGGCGGCGGAGTTCCCGCGCCGACGACGTGGTGGAGCTTGGGGCTGCCGTCGTCCAAGTTATTGGCGAACGCCCCGGCGCCACCGCCAAGTGAATTCATTAGGGTTTGGAAGCTCCTCTCGTTGTCCACCAATTGCGCCCTCTGGGTGGTCTCTGAATGGTATGCGCCGACAAAACCGGAAAGCAGAGAGCTGCGGCTGTTCGACGCCGCGGCGCCCATTTGCGCGGCCTTCTGAAGCAGCGCGGTGGCGGACATCTGTGGCAGTGCTGGTGACGAAGCGGCGGGTTCGGTTGGATCGGCCACGAGTAGTGACGGCACGTTGTTTTTGATGTTGATGCTGGGGAAAAGACCACCGCCGCTGGACCTCGAGTTGGGAAATTGATCGGATGGGAGGGGCATGTTGGCAGCGGCCGCACCAGCGCCGGTGGCCCCAGCGTTGTTGGAGAAGAAGCTGAGGTTGTAAAGATTTCCTGTCGAAGAAGCGCCAGCCGTGGTATTACTGTGCATGTCTTGAATCAAGCTATTAAAGTCGTGCCCGGAGCCGGCTCCAGAAAGGTAGGATTGCGACGGCCGGAACAAGGAAGTGGTACTACTCAACTGGCCGAACTGTGGAGGATTCGCCGGAGAAATAAGGTCCAAATTGATTCCGCCTCCAACTCCCGCACTGCCGCCGTAAAATTGTCTCCCACCGCCACCGACTCCGGCGGAAGCAATGCCATTGGGAAGCCTGGTGGCCGATTCTTGAGCGAGCGCGTCGCAGAAGGCTCTGTGAGTGATGAAGCTATCGCGCCTGCATTCAATACTCTTTGATTTCATGAACAAGAAAAGAGGAAACTCCC
This window contains:
- the LOC122034259 gene encoding protein indeterminate-domain 5, chloroplastic-like isoform X1, with translation MAAASSSVPFFGIRDEDEHELSKQQSTTAAAPPPGSATALAPPKKKRNQPGNPNPDAEVIALSPKTLMATNRFICEVCNKGFQREQNLQLHRRGHNLPWKLKQKNPKEARRRVYLCPEPSCVHHDPSRALGDLTGIKKHFCRKHGEKKWKCDKCSKKYAVQSDWKAHSKTCGTREYRCDCGTLFSRRDSFITHRAFCDALAQESATRLPNGIASAGVGGGGRQFYGGSAGVGGGINLDLISPANPPQFGQLSSTTSLFRPSQSYLSGAGSGHDFNSLIQDMHSNTTAGASSTGNLYNLSFFSNNAGATGAGAAAANMPLPSDQFPNSRSSGGGLFPSINIKNNVPSLLVADPTEPAASSPALPQMSATALLQKAAQMGAAASNSRSSLLSGFVGAYHSETTQRAQLVDNERSFQTLMNSLGGGAGAFANNLDDGSPKLHHVVGAGTPPPDNGLTRDFLGVANLSVLESEMKSAFSRRSNNP
- the LOC122034259 gene encoding protein indeterminate-domain 5, chloroplastic-like isoform X2 encodes the protein MSSASNSRRPPLLLRLALLLLWLLPRRREISQEIQMVIELDPDAEVIALSPKTLMATNRFICEVCNKGFQREQNLQLHRRGHNLPWKLKQKNPKEARRRVYLCPEPSCVHHDPSRALGDLTGIKKHFCRKHGEKKWKCDKCSKKYAVQSDWKAHSKTCGTREYRCDCGTLFSRRDSFITHRAFCDALAQESATRLPNGIASAGVGGGGRQFYGGSAGVGGGINLDLISPANPPQFGQLSSTTSLFRPSQSYLSGAGSGHDFNSLIQDMHSNTTAGASSTGNLYNLSFFSNNAGATGAGAAAANMPLPSDQFPNSRSSGGGLFPSINIKNNVPSLLVADPTEPAASSPALPQMSATALLQKAAQMGAAASNSRSSLLSGFVGAYHSETTQRAQLVDNERSFQTLMNSLGGGAGAFANNLDDGSPKLHHVVGAGTPPPDNGLTRDFLGVANLSVLESEMKSAFSRRSNNP